In one Plutella xylostella chromosome 20, ilPluXylo3.1, whole genome shotgun sequence genomic region, the following are encoded:
- the LOC105393820 gene encoding sodium-dependent noradrenaline transporter: protein MAGMPGHGNSVSAGDRAHSHDASNRSSSSGSRRGSSPPTQGQVNDSQPAHRPDLSDNQSCDRRANINLYERDFFHDTSKVPTMASLSGVGVVTHTAPSYEEQRASPALLSRGAGGGGRGGGAGAGGTPGGRSARDDGYCSASSTPRALDHKSTKGSVVTLSCYKKEPKVQIEEEGYYSEAAKKTRANSIKLCTDGQADDGRETWGTGADFLLSIIGFAVDLANVWRFPYLCYRNGGGAFLIPYTLMLVFGAVPLFYMELILGQYHRQGPITLWKICPLFKGVGFCAVMVAFYVSFYYNVIIGWALYFLISSARSELPWVHCDNAWNSEQCWDSSRANGTNHTDIKYQGPLSHFTPASEFFHRAVLEMQHSEGLNDLGLPKWQLAMCLGVVYITLYLSLFKGVKSSGKVVWLTATMPYVVLSILLARGLLLPGATSGIAYYLQPELTRLKDTQVWVDAAVQIFYSVGAGFGVHLSYASYNTFHNNCYKDCLITTLVNCFTSFFSGFVIFTYLGFMSHKQGVPISSVATEGPGLVFQVYPEAVATLPGASLWAMLFFFMLIMLGLDSGMGGLECVITGLLDEARACGATRLRREHFTLLVVCVSFCVACINITPGGIYMFHLLDTYAAGISLLCSALFEAVAVSWFYGLKQFSDDVEKMLGFRPGLYWRICWKFVSPIFIIGVVVFGLLYQQPLQYQHYTYPPWAVCLGWGLACSSILMIPLVAVYKLVSTPGTFRQRIACCISPESEHEAIRAGAPVSRFTWAHWLYV from the exons ATGGCGGGCATGCCGGGCCACGGCAACAGCGTCAGCGCGGGCGACCGCGCGCACAGCCACG ATGCGAGCAACAGGTCATCCAGTAGCGGGTCGCGGCGGGGGTCGTCGCCCCCCACACAGGGGCAG GTGAACGACTCCCAGCCAGCGCACCGACCGGACTTGTCCGACAACCAGTCGTGCGACCGGCGCGCCAACATCAACCTATATGAACGGGACTTCTTCCACGACACTAGTAAAGTACCCACTATG GCATCCCTCAGCGGCGTGGGCGTGGTGACGCACACGGCGCCGTCGTACGAGGAGCAGCGCGCCAGCCCCGCGCTGCTGAGCCGCGGGGCCGGGGGCGGGGGACGCGGGGGCGGGGCCGGGGCCGGGGGCACGCCCGGGGGACGCAGCGCCCGGGACGACGGGTACTGCTCCGCGTCCAGCACGCCCCGGGCTCTAG ACCACAAATCAACGAAAGGATCGGTGGTCACACTGTCTTGCTACAAAA AGGAGCCCAAGGTGCAGATAGAGGAGGAGGGCTACTACAGCGAGGCGGCCAAGAAAACTCGCGCCAACAGCATCAAACTATGCACCGATG GCCAGGCGGACGACGGGCGCGAGACGTGGGGCACGGGCGCGGACTTCCTGCTGTCCATCATCGGCTTCGCCGTGGACCTCGCCAACGTGTGGCGCTTCCCCTACCTGTGCTACAGGAACGGAGGAG GAGCGTTCCTGATCCCGTACACGCTGATGCTGGTGTTCGGCGCGGTGCCGCTGTTCTACATGGAGCTGATCCTCGGCCAGTACCACCGCCAGGGACCCATCACGCTGTGGAAGATATGCCCGCTGTTTAAGG GTGTCGGATTCTGCGCAGTGATGGTCGCTTTCTACGTCTCGTTTTACTACAACGTAATCATCG GCTGGGCGCTCTACTTCCTCATCTCATCAGCTCGCTCCGAGCTGCCGTGGGTGCACTGCGACAACGCGTGGAACAGCGAGCAGTGCTGGGACTCCTCCCGGGCTAATGGGACGAACCATACGGACATCAAGTACCAGGGGCCGCTGTCGCACTTCACTCCAGCCAGCGAGTTCTTCCA CCGCGCAGTCCTGGAGATGCAGCACTCGGAGGGGCTGAACGACCTCGGCCTGCCCAAGTGGCAGCTCGCCATGTGCCTCGGGGTCGTCTACATCACGCTCTACCTATCGCTCTTCAAGGGAGTCAAGAGCTCTG GCAAGGTAGTCTGGCTGACGGCGACGATGCCCTACGTGGTGCTGTCCATCCTGCTGGCGCGGGGCCTGCTGCTGCCGGGCGCCACCAGCGGCATCGCCTACTACCTGCAGCCGGAGCTCACCCGCCTGAAGGACACCCAG GTGTGGGTGGATGCCGCGGTGCAGATATTCTACTCGGTCGGCGCTGGGTTCGGAGTCCACCTCTCCTATGCCAGCTACAACACCTTCCACAATAACTGCTATAA GGACTGTCTGATCACGACGCTCGTCAACTGTTTCACGTCGTTCTTCTCCGGGTTCGTGATCTTCACGTACCTGGGCTTCATGTCGCACAAGCAGGGCGTGCCCATCTCCTCCGTCGCCACTGAAG GTCCGGGGCTGGTGTTCCAGGTGTACCCGGAGGCGGTGGCCACGCTGCCCGGCGCCAGCCTCTGGGCCATGCTGTTCTTCTTCATGCTCATCATGCTGGGACTCGACTCTGGG ATGGGCGGCCTGGAGTGCGTGATCACGGGCCTGCTGGACGAGGCGCGCGCGTGCGGCGCCACGCGGCTGCGTCGGGAGCACTTCACTCTGCTCGTCGTCTGTGTGTCCTTCTGTGTCGCCTGCATCAATATCACCCCG GGTGGCATCTACATGTTCCACTTACTGGACACGTATGCGGCTGGTATATCGCTTCTCTGCTCCGCTTTGTTTGAAGCTGTTGCTGTGTCTTGGTTTTACG GATTGAAGCAGTTTTCAGACGACGTGGAGAAGATGCTCGGTTTCAGACCCGGTCTGTATTGGAGGATATGCTGGAAGTTCGTCAGCCCCATTTTCATCATT GGTGTGGTGGTCTTCGGTCTCCTCTACCAGCAGCCGCTGCAGTACCAGCACTACACGTACCCGCCGTGGGCCGTGTGCCTCGGCTGGGGGCTCGCCTGCTCCTCCATACTCATGATCCCGCTCGTCGCGGTTTACAAGCTCGTGTCTACGCCGGGGACTTTTCGCCAG CGCATCGCGTGCTGCATATCGCCCGAGTCTGAGCACGAGGCCATCCGCGCCGGCGCCCCCGTCAGCCGGTTCACGTGGGCCCACTGGCTCTATGTGTAG